From a single Bacillus pseudomycoides DSM 12442 genomic region:
- the ribE gene encoding riboflavin synthase: MFTGIVEELGTVSNIRQSGEAMKLTITANTILSDVKLGDSIAVNGICLTVTSFTASSFTVDAMPETVRATSLRMLGTSSKVNLERAMAANGRFGGHFVTGHIDGIGTILNKKQHYNAIYYKIGIPDDLLRYCLQKGSIAVDGTSLTIFDIDESSITISLIPHTVSESIIGKKAAGDIVNIECDMIGKYIERFISKPTKRSTSVTESFLQENGFL, translated from the coding sequence AGAAGAACTTGGAACTGTTTCGAATATCAGGCAAAGCGGAGAAGCGATGAAGCTAACAATTACAGCAAACACAATCTTGTCAGACGTAAAACTAGGAGACAGTATTGCTGTAAATGGGATCTGTTTAACCGTCACTTCTTTTACAGCGTCTTCTTTTACTGTTGATGCGATGCCTGAAACGGTGCGAGCGACATCATTACGTATGCTCGGCACCAGTTCTAAAGTAAATTTAGAACGAGCAATGGCTGCAAACGGACGCTTTGGTGGACATTTCGTCACAGGGCATATCGATGGAATTGGAACCATTTTAAATAAAAAACAGCACTACAATGCTATATATTACAAAATTGGAATTCCAGATGATTTACTCCGTTATTGTTTACAAAAAGGGTCCATTGCTGTTGATGGCACAAGTTTAACAATATTTGATATAGATGAATCTTCCATTACAATCTCGCTCATTCCACATACCGTAAGCGAATCTATCATTGGTAAAAAAGCGGCGGGAGATATTGTGAATATTGAATGTGACATGATTGGAAAATATATCGAACGTTTTATTTCAAAGCCAACAAAGCGAAGCACTTCAGTTACAGAAAGCTTTTTACAAGAAAACGGATTTCTATAA
- a CDS encoding bifunctional 3,4-dihydroxy-2-butanone-4-phosphate synthase/GTP cyclohydrolase II translates to MFHRIEEALEDLKQGKVVIVCDDESRENEGDFIALAENITPETINFMITHGRGLVCVPITEQYAERLQLEPMVSHNTDSHHTAFTVSVDHISTTTGISAYERATTVRELLNPDSKGTDFNRPGHIFPLIAKEGGVLRRAGHTEAAVDLAKLCGAEPAGVICEIINEDGTMARVPDLVQVAKQFNIKMITIEDLIAYRRHHETLVTREIEITLPTDFGTFHAIGYSNSLDQKEHIALVKGDISTGEPVLVRLHSECLTGDVFGSCRCDCGPQLHAALSQIEREGKGILLYMRQEGRGIGLLNKLRAYKLQEEGLDTVEANEKLGFPADLRDYGIGAQILKDLGLQQLRLLTNNPRKIAGLQGYDLEVVERVPLQMPTKEENKTYLQTKVEKLGHLLNL, encoded by the coding sequence ATGTTTCATCGTATTGAAGAAGCACTAGAAGATTTAAAACAAGGAAAAGTCGTCATCGTATGTGATGATGAAAGCCGTGAAAACGAAGGAGATTTCATCGCTTTAGCAGAGAACATTACACCAGAAACAATTAATTTTATGATTACACATGGCCGTGGCCTTGTCTGTGTACCGATTACAGAACAATATGCGGAACGCTTACAGTTAGAGCCTATGGTTTCTCATAATACAGATTCTCATCATACTGCGTTTACAGTAAGCGTTGACCATATTTCTACAACAACAGGTATTAGTGCTTACGAACGTGCAACGACTGTGCGCGAATTATTAAATCCGGATTCAAAAGGAACAGATTTTAATCGTCCGGGTCATATCTTTCCTTTAATCGCCAAAGAAGGTGGAGTCCTGCGCCGCGCTGGGCATACAGAGGCAGCTGTTGATTTAGCAAAATTATGTGGCGCAGAACCAGCCGGAGTTATTTGTGAAATTATAAATGAAGACGGCACGATGGCACGTGTTCCTGATTTAGTACAAGTTGCAAAACAATTTAATATAAAAATGATTACGATTGAAGATTTAATCGCCTATCGCCGCCATCATGAAACGCTCGTGACAAGGGAGATTGAAATTACATTACCGACAGATTTCGGTACATTTCATGCAATCGGTTATTCCAACTCATTGGATCAGAAAGAACATATCGCTCTCGTAAAAGGAGACATTTCTACTGGTGAACCTGTTCTCGTTCGTTTGCATTCTGAATGTTTAACTGGCGATGTTTTCGGTTCATGCCGCTGTGACTGTGGTCCACAGCTTCATGCTGCTCTTTCTCAAATTGAACGCGAAGGAAAAGGTATTCTTCTTTATATGCGCCAAGAAGGCCGCGGGATTGGCTTGCTGAATAAGCTCCGTGCATACAAATTACAAGAAGAAGGATTAGATACTGTTGAGGCAAATGAAAAACTAGGATTTCCTGCCGATCTTCGCGATTACGGTATTGGTGCCCAAATCTTAAAAGATCTAGGGTTACAGCAATTGCGTTTATTAACGAATAATCCAAGAAAAATCGCAGGTTTGCAAGGTTATGATTTAGAAGTTGTCGAACGCGTACCATTGCAAATGCCAACAAAAGAAGAAAACAAAACATATTTACAAACAAAGGTAGAAAAATTAGGTCACCTATTAAACTTATAA
- the ribH gene encoding 6,7-dimethyl-8-ribityllumazine synthase, giving the protein MVFEGHLVGTGLKVGIVVGRFNEFITSKLLGGALDGLKRHGVEENDIDVAWVPGAFEIPLIAKKMANSGKYDAVITLGTVIRGATTHYDYVCNEVAKGVASLSLQADIPVIFGVLTTETIEQAIERAGTKAGNKGYESAVAAIEMAHLSKQWA; this is encoded by the coding sequence ATGGTATTCGAAGGTCATTTAGTTGGTACAGGATTAAAAGTAGGGATTGTTGTTGGACGTTTCAATGAATTTATTACGAGCAAACTACTAGGCGGTGCACTAGACGGTTTAAAACGACATGGTGTAGAAGAAAATGATATTGATGTTGCATGGGTTCCAGGCGCATTTGAAATCCCATTAATCGCAAAGAAAATGGCAAACAGCGGCAAATACGATGCTGTCATTACACTAGGTACAGTCATTCGCGGTGCTACAACTCATTATGATTATGTTTGTAATGAAGTTGCAAAAGGTGTTGCCTCTTTATCATTACAAGCAGACATCCCAGTTATTTTCGGCGTATTAACGACTGAAACAATTGAACAAGCAATTGAACGTGCTGGTACAAAAGCTGGCAACAAAGGATATGAATCTGCAGTTGCTGCGATTGAAATGGCTCATTTATCAAAACAATGGGCATAA